One genomic segment of Candidatus Zixiibacteriota bacterium includes these proteins:
- a CDS encoding DNA-3-methyladenine glycosylase, with protein sequence MLLRSFYVRPTLEVAPDLIGKYIVYKTPACRLSARIVEVEAYIGTDDPACHAARGRTKRNEVMFGPPGISYVYFIYGMYHCLNIVTEPEGSPAAVLLRGAEPVEGIDEMRRHSPKSKPHELLNGPGKFCRSFGLDRTHNGLDLVGGELYLEDRHEETANVGQSNRIGISVGKELPWRFYDRNSRVVKG encoded by the coding sequence ATGCTACTCCGTTCCTTCTATGTCCGCCCAACACTTGAGGTGGCTCCTGATCTCATTGGTAAGTACATCGTCTATAAAACACCGGCTTGCCGGCTCTCGGCGCGCATCGTTGAGGTCGAGGCGTATATTGGTACCGATGATCCCGCCTGTCATGCTGCGCGGGGAAGGACCAAACGCAATGAGGTCATGTTTGGTCCGCCTGGAATCAGCTATGTCTATTTTATCTATGGTATGTACCACTGTCTCAATATTGTGACTGAACCTGAAGGCTCCCCGGCGGCAGTGTTACTGCGTGGGGCAGAGCCGGTGGAGGGAATCGACGAGATGCGACGACATTCACCGAAAAGTAAACCTCACGAACTGCTCAACGGACCGGGGAAGTTCTGTCGCTCGTTCGGACTGGATCGCACGCACAATGGTCTTGATCTTGTCGGTGGTGAACTCTATCTTGAAGATCGTCACGAGGAAACCGCTAATGTGGGTCAGTCGAATCGTATTGGAATAAGTGTGGGCAAAGAACTCCCGTGGCGGTTTTATGACAGGAATTCGAGGGTGGTGAAGGGGTAG
- a CDS encoding site-2 protease family protein, producing MFGEDFLQRAIIAAPAILFALTVHEFFHAWTALRYGDTTARDAGRLTLNPLAHLDLMGTAMMFLSGFRFGWAKPVPVNLMNLRDPRRANFWISAAGPLSNLGLAFIFGSLLRIVMTVGIDMPMAVLMILKFSVIINCSLAFFNLIPLFPLDGSHILRSILPPEQTAFLDKLQRFSPIILMLLIFSGMTWMILGPFVSAAVYFFSGIRLG from the coding sequence ATGTTTGGTGAGGATTTTTTACAACGAGCGATAATAGCCGCCCCGGCAATTCTATTTGCGCTAACCGTGCATGAGTTTTTCCACGCCTGGACGGCTCTGCGGTACGGCGATACTACGGCGCGTGATGCCGGACGGTTGACCCTCAATCCGCTGGCTCATCTGGATTTGATGGGTACCGCCATGATGTTCCTGTCAGGATTTCGGTTTGGCTGGGCCAAACCGGTGCCGGTGAATCTGATGAATCTACGCGATCCGCGTCGAGCCAATTTCTGGATCTCAGCCGCTGGACCACTCTCTAATCTTGGATTGGCATTTATCTTCGGGTCTCTATTACGCATAGTAATGACGGTGGGAATAGATATGCCTATGGCGGTGCTGATGATTCTGAAGTTTTCAGTTATAATCAACTGCTCGCTGGCATTTTTTAATCTCATCCCACTTTTCCCGCTTGATGGTTCGCATATACTGCGCAGTATCCTTCCGCCGGAGCAGACTGCTTTCCTCGACAAGCTCCAGCGTTTTTCACCGATCATACTGATGCTCCTGATTTTCTCCGGTATGACCTGGATGATCCTCGGGCCGTTCGTCTCGGCGGCGGTCTATTTTTTCTCTGGCATAAGGCTGGGCTAA